GCACCGGAGGATAACATTGTAAGCCGGGTAGTATCTCTTTTTAGAGCCGTTACGGGGTGGAAAGCGGGAGTCCGGATTGAAATAGAAAAGCGTCTTCCCCTCGGTGCAGGCCTTGGGGGAGGGTCTTCCGATGCGGCTGCGGTGTTAAAAGGGCTAGAGAGCCTGAGTGGAAAGGTGCTTCCCCGGGAAGTGTTATGGGATATGGCGAGCCGACTGGGGAGTGATGTTCCCTTTTTTTTGGAGCCTGGCGCTGCATATGTACGGGGACGGGGAGAAATAGTAGAACCGCTTCCTTTTCCATACCATATGCCAATTGTGCTGGTGAATCCGGGTATTCACAGTGATACGGCCAGGGCGTACAGGATGTTAGATAGGGCTCGAGAAAGGGGGGATCTTCCCTGTTCTCAGCCCCTGGGAAAGCAGGCTTTAAAGGATGCCCTTGAAGGGAATGTAGAGGGCTGGCCATTTTATAATGATTTTTTAAATCTTTTTTTGGGAGAAACGGAGGGAAGTTTCCAGGAAATATATCAAAGGCTTATAGGGGATCTAAAAACAACAGAAGCCCTGTTTGTAAGCATGAGCGGATCCGGGTCTACCTGTTTTGGGGTTTTTAAAGATACGGTGCATGCTCAGGAAGCGGCACGGTGGCTTTCTTCCCGATGGAATTTTGTGGAATTAACATTTCCTCTTGCGCGCTTGTAAGGTACAGTAGTACAATGGTACTACAGTATACCTGGGCCAAAAAAGGGGAGATGCGCCATGGAGATCACCGACATCAGAATTCGGAAGGTGGCCGGAGAAGGGAAGTTAAAGGCATACGTGACGGTTACATTTGACGATTGTTTTGTCGTTCACAATGTAAAAATCATTGAGGGCAAGAGCGGAGTGTTTATTGCGATGCCCAGTAGGAAAACCCGCTCAGGGGAATATAAGGATGTGGCTCATCCTATTCATCCTGAGTTTCGGGCGGAACTACAGAAGAGAATCCTGGAGGTATATGATTCGGGGAACGTCCAGGATGATCCAACAGTAGAATTATGAAATCTTTGGGACGTCGGCAAGCGGTAAGCCACCGGGTTTTGGTTCCGGCATTCGCAGGTTCGAATCCTGCCGTCCCAGGTATTTTCCTGTTTTACAGGATGCGGATGGAGCGAAGGAGAGAAGAATGGAACACGTGGTGCTTACAGCCCAGAAAAGAACCGGTCTCGGATCCGGCTATGCGGCTCGTCTTCGGCGGAATGGTCGGCTTCCAGCGGTAGTGTATGGGGCAGAAGGGAAGGCTTTCCCTATTGAACTCAATACCTTGGAATTTGCCAAAGGAATAAAGGGAATTTCTGAAAGTACACTTATCAATTTGTCCATTGATGGGGTTTCGCATGAGGTTTTTATTAAGGACCTGCAACGGGATATCCTGACGGGCAAATTTGTTCACGTGGATTTTTACGAAGTGGAAAAGAGTAAGGCCCTCCATGCAAAAGTGCCGGTACGTATTCTCGGTACCGCTGAAGGGGTTCGTCAGGGAGGAATTCTGGAAGTTCCCATCCATGAAGTGGAGGTGGAATGTCTTCCTAAAGACTTACCTGAACATATTGATGTGGATGTTTCTAGGCTGGGTGCAAACCAGTCTCTCCATGTACGAGATTTGGTTCCCCCTCAGGGTGTGAAGTTCTTATCCAGTCCTGACATGGTAGTGGCGACGGTAAAATTTGCTAAGGTAGAAGGAACCGCTGCTCCTGAAGCTGCTGCTGTCTCGGAAACTGCTCCAAAAGCGTAATTCTCTATGAGGAGGGAATTATCAAGTTTTCAGAGAGTACAAAATGCGGATAGGGGCGGGCCTGTACGTTAAAGGATAAGGGTTGTTGTCCTAAGAAAATAGATATGTAAAAGGAAGAAGTTTTTCCCTTTTGCGGTGTTACAGGCTACTGTGTTTCTGTGAGGGGCTTCTTAAAAAAGTCTGAAAAAGGTAGCCATGACATGAAAGTAAAGAACCTGGAGGAGAACGTTGGCCGCTTTGAGCGGATTGTGAAAGACAATCTCCTCCAGAGTAGTGTTTCCTTTGAAAAAACAACTTTTCTTGTGGGAGTTTCGGGGGGCGCTGACTCAATGGCGCTCCTCGTGGCTCTCCAGCACCTTCAAGTAAAACTAGGATATACGCTCCATTGTGTTCATGTGAATCACAACCTGCGGGGCGAAGAAAGTAGGGCGGATGCTCTCTTCGTGAAGGAATTTTGTGCACGCCGAGAGATTCCCTGCACGGTGGTACAGATCCAGGCTGGAAGTATAGAACGGTGGGCCCGAGAAAAAAGATCTGGTATAGAAGCCGCGGCCCGGCATTTTCGGTATAGGGTTTTTAAAAAAATTTTCCACCGTGTCCGGGCAAATTTTCTGGTGTTAGGCCACACCAAGAGTGATGCCTTGGAAACGCTCTTGATGCGGATCCTCCGGGGCTCAGGACCGGCAGGCCTTTCGACTATGCCCCTGCGGCGGGGCGTCATTGTTCGTCCCTTGCTTACCTTTGAACGGAACGAAATAGAGCAATATCTTGCTAGTCAGAAAATTCCCTATCGAACTGATAGCACCAACCAGGATATCCATTATTTACGAAACGCGATTCGACATCTCTTGGTGCCGGTTTTAGAGAGCCACTTCCCTTCCTGGAAGAATAACCTTCTTTCCCTCGGAGAAACCCAGCGAATGGTGTATGATTACCTGTCGCAAGAGGTACATCGCCAGCTTTCCTGGGAAGAAAATCCAGCACCGGCGCTACCGTTCCTCCCTGAAACGCCGGCATGTCGGGGATGGGACCGGCGAACAAGGGTGGACGTATTCTGGAATTTACCTCCCCTGTTGCAGGAAGAGGCCCTCTTCCAGGGGATCGATGGGATCCTGCGGAAAGAAAAAAGAAAAAGGGCCCGTTTTTTTTCTCCTGATCCCCTGTTGTCCCCTGGGGCAGTTCCACGGCGAAAGGGAATTCGGGCCTTTCTTAAAGAAAAACCCTCCCGTGCCATGGTTGGGCCCTGTATGGTATGGCAAGAGGGACCCTATGTGTATCTCCAGACTGCCTGGGGTTCCCAATGGAGCAGAGGGGGAGCCCTCTCTCTTGATGCGCCGGGATCGTATGCTTTCGAAGGAATGATCATTACCCTTTCTTTACTCTCTGCTGAAGGGTCTTTGATGGCTAGTGGTACCCCTGGTATTCCAAAAGGAGAATCGAAAAGAGGGGATCCAGAGATTTTTGTGGGGTATCTACCCCTTCTTATTCGTTCCCCCTATCCGGAAGATCGTCTTGTGTATCGGGGGAAAAAACGTACTATTCGGGAACTCCTGGGAAAGAAAAAAGATGAAGCCCTTCGTTTGTTTGTACTTGAAGACCTTGAGGGTATTGCAGGATATCTGGTATTAGATATACATTCAAAGGTACATGTCTGGCAGCGGGATGCTTCTTTTACTGAAGGAAAAGAAGCGATGCCAGTACTGATACACGTTCGGGGGTCCTATGTCGGATGACAATAAAAATCCACTTCCTCCCCAGAGTCCTTTGCAGGGGGGAAAGGGAAATCGGTTTGCCCTGG
The DNA window shown above is from Treponema sp. J25 and carries:
- the ispE gene encoding 4-(cytidine 5'-diphospho)-2-C-methyl-D-erythritol kinase produces the protein MEYEVVRKAPAKINLHLHVGPRREDGFHEIESLFLALELGDTIRLTVGAKEGACDVVMPGPVAPEDNIVSRVVSLFRAVTGWKAGVRIEIEKRLPLGAGLGGGSSDAAAVLKGLESLSGKVLPREVLWDMASRLGSDVPFFLEPGAAYVRGRGEIVEPLPFPYHMPIVLVNPGIHSDTARAYRMLDRARERGDLPCSQPLGKQALKDALEGNVEGWPFYNDFLNLFLGETEGSFQEIYQRLIGDLKTTEALFVSMSGSGSTCFGVFKDTVHAQEAARWLSSRWNFVELTFPLARL
- the spoVG gene encoding septation regulator SpoVG; this encodes MEITDIRIRKVAGEGKLKAYVTVTFDDCFVVHNVKIIEGKSGVFIAMPSRKTRSGEYKDVAHPIHPEFRAELQKRILEVYDSGNVQDDPTVEL
- a CDS encoding 50S ribosomal protein L25, giving the protein MEHVVLTAQKRTGLGSGYAARLRRNGRLPAVVYGAEGKAFPIELNTLEFAKGIKGISESTLINLSIDGVSHEVFIKDLQRDILTGKFVHVDFYEVEKSKALHAKVPVRILGTAEGVRQGGILEVPIHEVEVECLPKDLPEHIDVDVSRLGANQSLHVRDLVPPQGVKFLSSPDMVVATVKFAKVEGTAAPEAAAVSETAPKA
- the tilS gene encoding tRNA lysidine(34) synthetase TilS codes for the protein MKVKNLEENVGRFERIVKDNLLQSSVSFEKTTFLVGVSGGADSMALLVALQHLQVKLGYTLHCVHVNHNLRGEESRADALFVKEFCARREIPCTVVQIQAGSIERWAREKRSGIEAAARHFRYRVFKKIFHRVRANFLVLGHTKSDALETLLMRILRGSGPAGLSTMPLRRGVIVRPLLTFERNEIEQYLASQKIPYRTDSTNQDIHYLRNAIRHLLVPVLESHFPSWKNNLLSLGETQRMVYDYLSQEVHRQLSWEENPAPALPFLPETPACRGWDRRTRVDVFWNLPPLLQEEALFQGIDGILRKEKRKRARFFSPDPLLSPGAVPRRKGIRAFLKEKPSRAMVGPCMVWQEGPYVYLQTAWGSQWSRGGALSLDAPGSYAFEGMIITLSLLSAEGSLMASGTPGIPKGESKRGDPEIFVGYLPLLIRSPYPEDRLVYRGKKRTIRELLGKKKDEALRLFVLEDLEGIAGYLVLDIHSKVHVWQRDASFTEGKEAMPVLIHVRGSYVG